From Selenomonas sp. AB3002, one genomic window encodes:
- a CDS encoding 2-hydroxyacyl-CoA dehydratase, protein MDSILKVGIDVGSTTIKLVVMDHEKKILYKNYARHFSEIGNALQENLTHLKEVVGEKKFSFALTGSAGMGIAQRIGLPFVQEVIACAAAVKELIPQTDTVVELGGEDAKITYFGDAPEQRMNGVCAGGTGSFIDHMASLLSTDAPGLNALAEKGRQIYTIASRCGVFAKTDIQALMNDGAEKADIALSIFQAVVNQTIGNLAQGRPITGKVAFLGGPLHFLPELKNRFIETLKLDDDHVVKVDYGNYFVAMGSALSEEAQVIDTQKLDACIKGAAQAAAAETRKADFTLFDTPAEYKEFKARHDRDKVKRGELSSYAGPVYVGIDAGSTTTKITAIGLEKEILYTSYGSNQGSPLQTVVGELKELYKALPESAYIAGVLTTGYGEAIVKAAVHADGGEVETFAHLRAAQEFCPEVTFVLDIGGQDMKCFFVKDGNIGNITLNEACSAGCGSFIQNFAEGLHMTAAEFAERAIESKAPVDLGTRCTVFMNSKVKQAQKEGAEVADISAGIAFSVIKNALFKVMQLKDTSTLGDHIVVQGGTFYNDAVLRCMEKLLDREVIRPDIAGLMGAYGAAILALEADERPEEKSQLLSSEELAEFTVATSSYRCQGCGNKCLVTMQKFPDGGKYFTGNRCERGAGGSKATHEVPNIYQYKYDRLFKAYAPNEGAKRGRIGLPRVLNMYEDYPFWFTFFTELGYEVVLSGKSSARMYYKGMATIPSDSLCYPAKLVHGHIMDLVEKGVKKIFYPCEPYNMADDQCQSDNHFNCPIVASYAENIRGNMDILKEEGVDFLQPFLPLDDEKRMVQRLYEELGSHEGLSKQEIKTAVAAGYRELAKYREDVRAFGASILEHIEKTGQQAIVLVGRPYHVDPEINHGIAEMIQSYKLPILSEDAVCHLPIKAQKLSIVNQWSYHARLYRAAQFVAEHPNLTLIQLSSFGCGLDALTTGQTKDILEAHDRIYTMIKLDEVSNLGAARIRLRSLMAALARRKPLPYREVKPIERPHFTADCKAAHTILAPQMAPIHFELIKTALRKYGYNVMIPPMPNKQTTDVGLRYVNNDMCYPAIVVIGQLISALKDGLCDPDHTSIVLFQTCGACRATNYIGVLREALKYAGFPQVPVFACMGLPDETDDFKLTREMLVDVIKAAVYGDALMNVKNRMMPYELTAGSTKALYNKWLERAKEEIRHGSWWKYRKNMKAMVRDFDHLPIDEELWKPKVGVVGEILVKYHPVANNHLEQVLMDEGAEVVMPDFVDFFLYTAYDAIAKRKLLSGSYKEQVFSKMFIRLLEFFRHPMKKALEQSRHFLAPRSIYETARLASRHVSLGNMAGEGWFLTGEMVKLIDEGVPNVICLQPFGCLPNHITGKGVLHELRASYPGANLTAIDCDAGSSEVNQLNRIKLMLSVAKERGPKKEKSTESHFATGKN, encoded by the coding sequence ATGGACTCAATACTGAAGGTGGGCATTGATGTGGGCTCTACCACCATCAAGCTGGTGGTGATGGACCATGAAAAGAAGATACTCTACAAGAACTATGCCCGTCACTTTTCAGAAATTGGCAATGCTTTGCAGGAAAACCTCACGCACCTCAAGGAAGTGGTGGGGGAGAAGAAGTTTTCCTTTGCCCTCACGGGCTCTGCAGGCATGGGCATTGCCCAGCGCATTGGCCTGCCCTTTGTGCAGGAGGTCATTGCCTGCGCTGCGGCGGTGAAGGAGCTGATTCCCCAGACCGATACGGTGGTTGAGCTGGGCGGCGAGGATGCCAAGATCACTTATTTCGGCGATGCGCCGGAGCAGCGCATGAACGGCGTCTGCGCAGGGGGCACCGGGTCTTTTATCGACCACATGGCTTCTCTTTTGTCCACGGATGCTCCGGGGCTGAACGCTCTGGCAGAAAAGGGCAGGCAGATCTATACTATTGCCTCCCGCTGTGGTGTCTTTGCCAAGACGGACATCCAGGCCCTTATGAATGACGGAGCGGAAAAGGCGGATATTGCTCTTTCCATCTTCCAGGCGGTGGTGAACCAGACCATCGGCAATCTGGCCCAGGGGCGTCCCATTACGGGCAAGGTGGCTTTCCTGGGAGGGCCGCTGCACTTCCTGCCGGAGTTGAAGAACCGCTTTATTGAGACTTTGAAGCTGGACGATGACCATGTGGTAAAGGTGGACTATGGCAACTACTTCGTGGCCATGGGCTCTGCTCTTTCCGAAGAGGCGCAGGTCATTGACACCCAAAAACTGGACGCCTGCATCAAAGGCGCGGCCCAGGCAGCTGCTGCCGAGACCCGCAAGGCAGACTTCACCCTCTTTGATACTCCTGCCGAGTACAAGGAGTTCAAGGCCCGCCACGACAGGGACAAGGTGAAGCGGGGAGAGCTTTCTTCCTACGCCGGTCCCGTTTACGTGGGCATTGACGCAGGTTCCACCACCACCAAGATCACGGCCATTGGCCTGGAAAAGGAAATTCTCTACACTTCCTACGGCAGCAATCAGGGTTCTCCCCTCCAGACAGTGGTAGGGGAGCTGAAGGAGCTTTACAAGGCCCTGCCGGAAAGTGCTTATATTGCAGGGGTGCTGACTACCGGCTACGGCGAGGCCATTGTGAAGGCCGCTGTCCACGCTGACGGGGGCGAGGTGGAGACCTTTGCCCATTTGCGGGCGGCCCAGGAATTCTGCCCCGAAGTCACCTTCGTGCTGGATATCGGCGGGCAGGATATGAAGTGCTTCTTCGTCAAGGACGGCAATATCGGCAATATCACCCTGAATGAAGCCTGTTCGGCAGGCTGCGGCTCCTTTATCCAGAACTTTGCCGAGGGCCTGCACATGACGGCGGCAGAGTTTGCCGAGAGGGCCATTGAGTCCAAGGCTCCTGTAGACCTGGGTACCCGCTGCACTGTCTTCATGAATTCCAAGGTGAAGCAGGCCCAGAAGGAAGGGGCAGAGGTGGCGGATATTTCCGCCGGCATTGCCTTCTCCGTCATCAAGAATGCCCTCTTCAAGGTCATGCAGCTGAAGGATACCTCCACCTTGGGTGACCACATTGTGGTGCAGGGGGGCACTTTCTACAATGATGCTGTGCTGCGCTGCATGGAGAAATTGCTTGACCGGGAGGTTATCCGCCCGGATATTGCGGGGCTTATGGGGGCTTATGGTGCGGCTATCCTGGCTTTGGAAGCCGATGAACGCCCCGAGGAGAAGTCTCAGCTGCTTTCCTCAGAAGAACTGGCAGAGTTTACCGTAGCTACCAGCTCTTACCGTTGCCAGGGCTGCGGCAACAAGTGCCTGGTGACCATGCAGAAGTTCCCGGACGGGGGCAAGTATTTCACTGGCAACCGCTGTGAGCGGGGGGCCGGGGGCAGCAAGGCCACGCATGAGGTGCCCAATATCTATCAGTATAAGTACGACCGCCTCTTCAAGGCTTATGCGCCCAATGAAGGCGCGAAGCGGGGGCGCATCGGCCTGCCCCGGGTGCTGAATATGTATGAGGACTATCCCTTCTGGTTCACTTTCTTCACGGAGCTGGGCTATGAAGTGGTGCTCTCGGGCAAATCCAGCGCCAGGATGTACTACAAGGGTATGGCCACCATTCCTTCGGATTCCCTTTGTTATCCGGCCAAATTGGTGCATGGCCATATCATGGATCTGGTGGAAAAGGGAGTCAAGAAGATTTTCTATCCCTGCGAGCCTTACAATATGGCAGATGACCAGTGCCAGTCGGACAATCACTTCAACTGCCCCATCGTGGCTTCCTATGCGGAGAATATCCGTGGCAACATGGATATCCTGAAGGAGGAAGGGGTAGATTTCCTTCAGCCATTCCTGCCATTGGACGATGAGAAGCGCATGGTGCAGCGCCTTTATGAGGAGCTGGGCAGCCATGAGGGCCTCAGCAAGCAGGAAATCAAGACGGCAGTGGCGGCAGGCTACAGGGAACTGGCTAAGTATCGCGAGGATGTGCGGGCCTTTGGTGCCAGCATTTTGGAGCATATTGAGAAAACGGGCCAGCAGGCTATTGTGCTGGTGGGGCGTCCCTATCATGTGGATCCGGAAATCAATCACGGTATTGCCGAAATGATCCAGTCCTACAAACTGCCTATCCTCTCTGAGGATGCGGTCTGCCATCTGCCCATCAAGGCCCAGAAGCTCAGCATTGTGAACCAGTGGAGCTACCATGCCCGTCTCTATCGGGCGGCCCAGTTCGTGGCAGAGCATCCGAACCTCACGCTGATCCAGCTGAGTTCTTTCGGCTGCGGCCTTGATGCCCTGACTACCGGGCAGACCAAGGATATCCTGGAAGCCCATGACCGCATCTACACCATGATCAAATTGGACGAAGTGTCCAATCTGGGGGCGGCCCGCATCCGCCTGCGCTCCCTGATGGCGGCTCTGGCCCGCAGGAAGCCCCTGCCCTATCGTGAGGTGAAGCCCATCGAGAGGCCGCATTTCACGGCAGACTGCAAGGCTGCCCATACTATCCTGGCACCCCAGATGGCGCCTATCCATTTCGAGCTCATCAAGACAGCCCTGCGGAAGTATGGCTACAATGTGATGATTCCGCCCATGCCCAACAAGCAGACCACGGATGTGGGCCTCAGGTATGTGAACAACGACATGTGCTACCCGGCCATCGTGGTCATCGGGCAGCTGATTTCGGCCCTGAAGGACGGGCTCTGCGACCCGGACCACACCAGCATCGTGCTGTTCCAGACCTGCGGTGCCTGCCGCGCCACCAACTACATCGGCGTGCTGCGCGAGGCGCTGAAATACGCCGGGTTCCCCCAGGTACCTGTCTTTGCCTGCATGGGACTGCCGGATGAGACTGACGACTTCAAGCTGACCCGGGAGATGCTGGTGGATGTCATCAAGGCCGCCGTTTACGGCGATGCCCTGATGAATGTGAAGAACCGCATGATGCCCTACGAACTCACCGCCGGCAGCACCAAGGCCCTGTATAACAAGTGGCTGGAGCGGGCCAAGGAAGAGATCCGGCACGGCAGCTGGTGGAAGTATCGGAAGAACATGAAGGCGATGGTCAGGGATTTTGACCATCTGCCCATTGATGAGGAGCTTTGGAAGCCCAAGGTGGGCGTGGTAGGGGAGATCCTGGTGAAATACCATCCCGTGGCCAACAATCATCTTGAGCAAGTCCTCATGGACGAAGGAGCCGAGGTGGTCATGCCGGACTTCGTAGACTTCTTCCTCTATACCGCCTACGATGCCATTGCCAAGCGTAAGCTGCTGTCAGGCTCCTACAAGGAGCAGGTCTTCAGCAAGATGTTCATCCGTCTCTTGGAGTTCTTCCGCCATCCCATGAAGAAGGCGTTGGAGCAGAGCCGGCATTTCCTGGCACCACGCTCCATCTACGAGACAGCCAGGCTGGCTTCCCGCCATGTGTCTCTGGGCAATATGGCAGGGGAGGGCTGGTTCCTCACCGGCGAGATGGTGAAGCTCATTGATGAAGGGGTTCCCAACGTCATCTGCCTCCAGCCCTTCGGCTGCCTGCCCAACCATATCACGGGCAAGGGCGTGCTCCATGAGCTCAGGGCCAGCTACCCGGGGGCCAACCTCACTGCCATCGACTGCGATGCAGGTTCCTCCGAGGTCAACCAGCTGAACCGCATCAAGCTCATGTTGTCTGTGGCCAAAGAAAGAGGGCCCAAGAAGGAAAAAAGCACAGAAAGCCATTTTGCCACTGGCAAAAATTAA